From the Burkholderia ubonensis genome, one window contains:
- a CDS encoding ABC transporter ATP-binding protein, producing the protein MASVLLRNIAKRYEDNEVLRNVNLDIADGEFVVFVGPSGCGKSTLMRMIAGLEDISSGDLLIDGAKVNDVPSARRGIAMVFQSYALYPHMTLYDNMAFGLKLAGAKKPEIDQAVKQAAKILHIDHLLDRKPKQLSGGQRQRVAIGRAITRKPKVFLFDEPLSNLDAALRVKMRLEFARLHDELKTTMIYVTHDQVEAMTLADKIVVLSAGSVQQVGTPNALYHAPANQFVAGFIGSPKMNFLRGTVEAVDALGVLVRFDSGETQRVSVDAAGLQRGAAVTVGIRPEHLKVGAGADGVAARTMAVESLGDAAYLYAESAVAPDGLIARIPPLDTYRTGEALRVQADADHCHLFDGEGRAFRRLSPHAQAA; encoded by the coding sequence ATGGCAAGCGTGCTCCTGCGCAACATCGCGAAGCGCTACGAAGACAACGAAGTGCTGCGCAACGTGAACCTCGACATCGCCGACGGCGAGTTCGTCGTGTTCGTCGGGCCGAGCGGCTGCGGCAAATCCACGCTGATGCGGATGATCGCGGGGCTCGAGGACATCTCGAGCGGCGACCTGCTGATCGACGGCGCGAAGGTCAACGACGTGCCGAGCGCGAGGCGCGGGATCGCGATGGTGTTCCAGTCGTATGCGCTGTATCCGCACATGACGCTGTACGACAACATGGCGTTCGGCCTGAAGCTCGCCGGCGCGAAGAAGCCCGAGATCGACCAGGCGGTGAAGCAGGCCGCGAAGATCCTGCACATCGACCACCTGCTCGACCGCAAGCCGAAGCAGTTGTCGGGCGGCCAGCGGCAGCGCGTCGCGATCGGCCGCGCGATCACGAGGAAGCCCAAGGTGTTCCTGTTCGACGAGCCGCTGTCGAACCTCGACGCGGCGCTGCGCGTGAAGATGAGGCTCGAGTTCGCGCGGCTGCACGACGAGCTGAAGACGACGATGATCTACGTGACGCACGACCAGGTCGAGGCGATGACGCTCGCGGACAAGATCGTCGTGCTGTCGGCCGGCAGCGTGCAGCAGGTCGGCACGCCGAACGCGCTCTACCACGCGCCCGCGAACCAGTTCGTCGCGGGCTTCATCGGCTCGCCGAAGATGAACTTCCTGCGCGGCACCGTCGAAGCGGTCGATGCGCTCGGCGTGCTGGTGCGCTTCGACAGCGGCGAGACGCAGCGCGTGTCGGTCGACGCGGCCGGGCTGCAGCGCGGCGCGGCGGTGACGGTCGGCATCCGGCCCGAGCACCTGAAGGTCGGGGCAGGGGCCGACGGCGTCGCCGCGCGGACGATGGCCGTCGAATCGCTCGGCGACGCCGCGTACCTGTACGCGGAATCGGCGGTCGCGCCGGACGGGCTGATCGCGCGGATTCCGCCGCTCGACACGTATCGCACCGGCGAGGCGCTGCGCGTGCAGGCGGATGCGGACCACTGCCATCTGTTCGACGGCGAGGGGCGCGCGTTCCGGCGCCTGAGCCCGCACGCGCAGGCCGCATGA
- the xylB gene encoding xylulokinase yields the protein MYLGIDLGTSEVKVLLLAPDGTVVGTAGAPFTVSRPRPRWAEQHPDDWWRGTRAALAALRERHPHAFAQVRGIGLSGQMHGAVLLDRADRVLRPAILWNDMRSADECALLTERAPDLHALTGNLAMPGFTAPKLLWVAKHEPGLFAATACVLMPKDYLRFMLTGAKVSDPSDAAGTLWLDVARRDWSDALLAACGMTRAQMPWIVEGNAPSGTLRADVARELGLSEAVVVAGGGGDNATSALGIGAIHAGDGFVSLGTSGVLSVVGDRFMPNPASAVHAFCHAIPDRWQLMSVVLSAASCLRWVCKLTGTDEPTLLAEVEALDAGALATAPLFLPYLSGERTPHNDPYAQGVFFGMTHATERAHLGYAVLEGVTLGLADGFDALHAAGVEADALSLIGGGARSAYWAQLIADALNVRTRQHGGGETGAALGAARLGWLAVGGDPHAVLGKPPVRAEYAPDAARHAALRERLAAFRALYRHVRPLYEPSRARLA from the coding sequence ATGTATCTCGGCATCGACCTCGGCACCTCGGAAGTGAAGGTGCTGCTGCTCGCCCCGGACGGCACGGTCGTCGGCACCGCGGGCGCGCCGTTCACCGTGTCGCGGCCGCGCCCGCGCTGGGCCGAACAGCATCCGGACGACTGGTGGCGCGGCACGCGCGCCGCGCTCGCCGCGCTGCGCGAGCGTCACCCGCACGCGTTCGCGCAGGTGCGCGGCATCGGGCTGTCGGGCCAGATGCACGGCGCGGTGCTGCTCGACCGCGCCGATCGCGTGCTGCGTCCCGCGATCCTGTGGAACGACATGCGCAGCGCCGACGAATGCGCGCTGCTCACCGAACGCGCGCCGGACCTGCATGCGCTCACCGGCAATCTCGCGATGCCTGGCTTCACCGCGCCGAAGCTGCTGTGGGTCGCGAAGCACGAACCCGGCCTGTTCGCGGCGACGGCCTGCGTGCTGATGCCGAAGGACTACCTGCGGTTCATGCTGACGGGCGCGAAGGTGTCCGATCCGTCCGACGCCGCGGGCACGCTGTGGCTCGACGTCGCGCGCCGCGACTGGTCCGACGCGCTGCTCGCCGCATGCGGGATGACGCGCGCGCAGATGCCGTGGATCGTCGAAGGCAACGCGCCGTCGGGCACCCTGCGCGCCGACGTCGCGCGCGAGCTCGGGCTGTCGGAAGCGGTCGTCGTCGCGGGCGGCGGCGGCGACAACGCGACGAGCGCGCTCGGCATCGGCGCGATCCACGCGGGCGACGGCTTCGTGTCGCTCGGCACGTCGGGCGTGCTGAGCGTCGTCGGCGACCGCTTCATGCCGAACCCGGCGTCCGCGGTACACGCGTTCTGCCACGCGATTCCCGACCGCTGGCAGCTGATGAGCGTCGTGCTGTCGGCGGCGAGCTGCCTGCGCTGGGTCTGCAAGCTGACCGGCACCGACGAGCCGACGCTGCTCGCGGAAGTCGAGGCGCTCGACGCCGGCGCGCTCGCCACCGCGCCGCTGTTCCTGCCCTACCTGTCGGGCGAGCGCACGCCGCACAACGATCCGTACGCGCAGGGCGTGTTCTTCGGGATGACCCATGCGACCGAACGCGCGCATCTCGGCTATGCGGTGCTCGAAGGCGTGACGCTCGGCCTCGCCGACGGCTTCGACGCGCTGCATGCGGCCGGCGTCGAGGCCGACGCGCTGTCGCTGATCGGCGGCGGCGCGCGCAGCGCGTACTGGGCGCAGCTGATCGCCGATGCGCTGAACGTGCGCACCCGCCAGCACGGCGGCGGCGAGACGGGTGCCGCGCTCGGCGCGGCGCGGCTCGGCTGGCTCGCGGTCGGCGGCGATCCGCACGCGGTGCTGGGCAAGCCGCCGGTGCGCGCCGAATACGCGCCCGACGCCGCGCGCCATGCGGCGCTGCGCGAGCGCCTCGCCGCGTTCCGCGCGCTGTACCGGCACGTGCGCCCGCTCTACGAGCCGTCGCGCGCACGGCTCGCCTGA
- a CDS encoding sugar-binding transcriptional regulator — MPKSSEKLDLATRAAWLYYVAGDTQNEIAEKLQVSRPVAQRLVAFAVEKNLIRVRVDHQLADCLDLGTQLSKRYGLSMCEVVPVDDDAPEAIDRKLAVAGAQVMERYLNETRPMVIAVSSGRTLKAAVAQIAQIDRPQHRLVSMVGAIAADGSSNRYDVAQDISEKTGGKHFLLPAPLFADSGAERAQWCNHRLYRIVEALSGEADVALVGIGNIGTHCPLYEDGFITEQERDEMIALGAVAELLGVPIDAQGRRITASTSARVTSVPLDTPPKRPTIAFAGGPKKRDAVIAALRGGWLSGLVTDETCARAALGAQAS, encoded by the coding sequence GTGCCCAAGTCCTCCGAAAAACTCGATCTCGCCACCCGCGCCGCGTGGCTCTACTACGTCGCGGGCGACACGCAGAACGAAATCGCCGAGAAGCTCCAGGTGTCGCGCCCGGTCGCGCAGCGCCTCGTCGCGTTCGCGGTCGAGAAGAACCTGATCCGCGTGCGCGTCGACCACCAGCTCGCCGACTGTCTCGATCTCGGCACGCAACTGTCGAAACGCTACGGCCTGTCGATGTGCGAAGTCGTGCCGGTCGACGACGACGCGCCCGAGGCGATCGACCGCAAGCTCGCGGTCGCCGGCGCGCAGGTGATGGAGCGCTACCTGAACGAGACGCGGCCGATGGTGATCGCGGTCAGCAGCGGCCGCACGCTGAAGGCCGCGGTCGCGCAGATCGCGCAGATCGACCGGCCGCAGCACCGGCTCGTGTCGATGGTCGGCGCAATCGCCGCCGACGGCTCGTCGAACCGCTACGACGTCGCGCAGGACATCTCCGAGAAGACGGGCGGCAAGCACTTCCTGCTGCCCGCGCCGCTGTTCGCGGACAGCGGCGCCGAACGCGCGCAGTGGTGCAATCACCGGCTGTACCGGATCGTCGAGGCGCTGTCGGGCGAAGCCGACGTCGCGCTGGTCGGCATCGGCAACATCGGCACGCACTGCCCGCTTTACGAGGACGGCTTCATCACCGAGCAGGAGCGCGACGAGATGATCGCGCTCGGCGCGGTTGCCGAACTGCTCGGCGTGCCGATCGACGCGCAGGGCCGCCGGATCACCGCGTCGACGAGCGCGCGCGTGACGAGCGTGCCGCTCGACACGCCGCCGAAGCGCCCGACGATCGCGTTCGCGGGCGGGCCGAAGAAGCGCGACGCGGTGATCGCCGCGCTGCGCGGCGGCTGGCTGTCGGGGCTCGTCACCGACGAGACCTGCGCGCGGGCGGCGCTGGGCGCTCAGGCGTCCTGA
- a CDS encoding carbohydrate ABC transporter permease, with amino-acid sequence MSDLTFDAGRRVSTVSAALGRGRARRAAPGLLAWLIALALFFPIFWMALTAFKTEQQAYASTLFFIPTLDSFREVFARSDYFSFAWNSVLISAGVTAICLLFAVPAAYAMAFFPNRRTQKVLLWMLSTKMMPSVGVLVPIYLLWKNAGLLDSVSGLVIVYTLINLPIAVWMTFTYFNEIPKDILEAGRIDGASTWQEIVYLLLPMALPGLASTALLLVILSWNEAFWSINLSSSNAAPLTVFIASYSSPEGLFWAKLSAASLLAVAPILIVGWLSQKQLVRGLTFGAVK; translated from the coding sequence ATGAGCGACCTGACTTTCGATGCCGGCCGCCGCGTGTCCACCGTATCCGCCGCGCTCGGCCGGGGCCGGGCGCGCCGCGCGGCGCCGGGCCTGCTGGCGTGGCTGATCGCGCTCGCGCTGTTCTTCCCGATCTTCTGGATGGCGCTCACCGCGTTCAAGACCGAGCAGCAGGCGTATGCGTCGACGCTGTTCTTCATCCCGACGCTCGACAGCTTCCGCGAGGTGTTCGCGCGCAGCGACTACTTCTCGTTCGCGTGGAATTCGGTGCTGATCTCGGCCGGCGTGACGGCGATCTGCCTGCTGTTCGCGGTGCCGGCCGCCTATGCGATGGCGTTCTTCCCGAACCGCCGCACGCAGAAGGTGCTGCTGTGGATGCTGTCGACGAAGATGATGCCGTCGGTCGGCGTGCTCGTGCCGATCTACCTGCTGTGGAAGAACGCGGGCCTGCTCGACAGCGTGTCGGGGCTCGTGATCGTCTACACGCTGATCAACCTGCCGATCGCGGTGTGGATGACCTTCACCTACTTCAACGAGATCCCGAAGGACATCCTCGAGGCGGGGCGCATCGACGGCGCGTCGACGTGGCAGGAGATCGTCTACCTGCTGCTGCCGATGGCGCTGCCGGGGCTCGCGTCGACCGCGCTGCTGCTCGTGATCCTGTCGTGGAACGAGGCGTTCTGGAGCATCAACCTGTCGAGCTCGAACGCGGCGCCGCTGACGGTGTTCATCGCGTCGTACTCGAGCCCGGAGGGGCTGTTCTGGGCGAAGCTGTCCGCAGCGTCCCTGCTCGCGGTCGCGCCGATCCTGATCGTCGGCTGGCTGTCGCAGAAGCAGCTCGTGCGCGGGCTCACGTTCGGGGCGGTCAAATGA
- the dalD gene encoding D-arabinitol 4-dehydrogenase → MTASPSEHPPVLLHIGAGSFHRAHQAWYLHRVNAAVPAAERWSLVVGNIRDDMRATMDALAAQHGAYTLETVTPQGERAYETIRAITRVLPWSIDLAALIDAGADPACRIVSFTVTEGGYYLDEHNRLDLANPDLAADLQGARTTLYGALAALLAERMKRGAGPLTLQSCDNLRSNGARFRAGMREFLERRGARDLLDWFDAHVAAPSAMVDRITPRPTADVRERVRAATGVDDACPVMGESFIQWVIEDRFAAGRPQWERAGAELVDDVHPYEEAKIRLLNATHSCIAWAGTLAGHTYIHEGTHDAAIRRFAHDYATQDVIPCLTPSPLDLARYRDVVLERFGNPYVLDTNQRVAADGFSKLPGFIAPTLAECIARGAAPVATAVLPALFLRFLERWARGALPYEYQDGVMDEGAARAIVAAGDPVAALCAQRQLWGALAGNAVLVDAVRAGLARVDAWLAQR, encoded by the coding sequence ATGACCGCATCGCCTTCCGAGCACCCGCCCGTGCTGCTGCACATCGGCGCCGGATCGTTCCACCGCGCGCACCAGGCGTGGTACCTGCATCGCGTGAACGCGGCCGTGCCGGCCGCCGAGCGATGGTCGCTGGTCGTCGGCAACATCCGCGACGACATGCGCGCGACCATGGATGCGCTTGCCGCGCAGCACGGCGCGTACACGCTCGAGACGGTCACGCCGCAAGGCGAGCGCGCGTACGAGACGATCCGCGCGATCACGCGCGTGCTGCCGTGGTCGATCGATCTCGCCGCGCTGATCGACGCCGGCGCGGACCCCGCATGCCGGATCGTGTCGTTCACCGTCACCGAAGGCGGCTACTACCTCGACGAGCACAACCGGCTCGACCTTGCGAACCCCGATCTCGCGGCCGACCTGCAGGGCGCGCGCACGACGCTGTATGGCGCGCTCGCCGCGCTGCTCGCCGAGCGGATGAAGCGCGGCGCGGGCCCGCTCACGCTGCAGAGCTGCGACAACCTGCGCAGCAACGGCGCACGCTTTCGCGCGGGGATGCGCGAATTCCTCGAACGGCGCGGCGCGCGCGACCTGCTCGACTGGTTCGATGCGCACGTCGCAGCCCCAAGCGCGATGGTCGACCGGATCACGCCGCGCCCGACCGCCGACGTGCGCGAGCGCGTGCGCGCGGCAACCGGCGTCGACGACGCGTGCCCGGTGATGGGCGAATCGTTCATCCAGTGGGTGATCGAGGATCGCTTCGCGGCCGGCCGGCCGCAATGGGAGCGGGCGGGCGCCGAACTCGTCGACGACGTGCATCCGTACGAGGAAGCGAAGATCCGCCTGCTCAACGCGACGCACAGCTGCATTGCCTGGGCCGGCACGCTGGCGGGCCATACGTACATCCACGAAGGCACGCACGACGCGGCGATCCGCCGCTTCGCGCACGACTACGCGACGCAGGACGTGATCCCGTGCCTCACTCCGAGCCCGCTCGATCTCGCGCGCTATCGGGACGTCGTGCTCGAGCGCTTCGGCAACCCGTACGTGCTCGACACCAACCAGCGCGTCGCCGCGGACGGCTTCTCGAAGCTGCCCGGCTTCATCGCGCCGACGCTCGCCGAATGCATCGCGCGCGGCGCGGCGCCGGTCGCGACCGCGGTGCTGCCCGCGCTGTTCCTGCGCTTCCTCGAGCGCTGGGCCCGCGGCGCGCTGCCGTATGAATACCAGGACGGCGTGATGGACGAAGGCGCCGCGCGCGCGATCGTGGCGGCCGGCGACCCGGTCGCCGCGCTGTGCGCGCAGCGCCAGCTGTGGGGGGCGCTCGCCGGCAACGCCGTGCTCGTCGACGCGGTGCGCGCCGGCCTCGCGCGCGTCGATGCGTGGCTCGCGCAGCGCTGA
- the kynA gene encoding tryptophan 2,3-dioxygenase, whose amino-acid sequence MQPSGSDAPAGCPFSGARTPAPVHPAHEAPHVPGEAGEQAGWHNAQLDFSKSMSYGDYLSLNQILDAQHPLSPDHNEMLFIIQHQTSELWMKLALFELRAALDAVHRDALPPAFKMLARVSRIFEQLVQAWNVLATMTPSEYSAMRPYLGQSSGFQSYQYRQLEFMLGNKNPQMLQPHAHRPDILEQVRATLEAPSFYDEVVRLLARRGFPIAPSRLARDWTQPTQHDETVEAAWLEVYRHPQQHWELYEMAEELVDLEDAFRQWRFRHVTTVERIIGFKQGTGGTSGAPYLRKMLDVVLFPELWHVRTTL is encoded by the coding sequence ATGCAACCGTCCGGCAGCGACGCGCCGGCGGGCTGCCCGTTCTCGGGCGCACGTACCCCAGCCCCTGTACACCCGGCGCACGAAGCGCCGCACGTGCCGGGCGAAGCCGGCGAGCAAGCCGGCTGGCACAACGCGCAGCTCGATTTCTCGAAGTCGATGAGCTACGGCGACTACCTGTCGCTGAACCAGATCCTCGACGCGCAGCATCCGCTGTCGCCCGATCACAACGAGATGCTGTTCATCATCCAGCATCAGACGAGCGAGCTGTGGATGAAGCTCGCGCTGTTCGAGCTGCGCGCGGCGCTCGACGCGGTGCATCGCGACGCGCTGCCGCCCGCGTTCAAGATGCTCGCGCGCGTGTCGCGCATTTTCGAGCAGCTCGTGCAGGCGTGGAACGTGCTCGCGACGATGACGCCGTCCGAGTATTCGGCGATGCGGCCGTATCTCGGCCAGTCGTCGGGCTTCCAGTCGTACCAGTACCGCCAGCTCGAATTCATGCTCGGCAACAAGAACCCGCAGATGCTGCAGCCGCATGCGCATCGGCCGGACATCCTCGAACAGGTGCGCGCGACGCTCGAGGCGCCGTCGTTCTACGACGAGGTCGTGCGCCTGCTCGCGCGGCGCGGCTTCCCCATCGCGCCGTCGCGGCTCGCGCGCGACTGGACCCAGCCGACGCAGCACGACGAAACGGTCGAGGCCGCGTGGCTCGAGGTGTACCGGCATCCGCAGCAGCACTGGGAGCTGTACGAGATGGCCGAGGAGCTGGTCGATCTCGAGGACGCGTTCCGCCAGTGGCGTTTCCGGCACGTGACGACCGTCGAGCGCATCATCGGCTTCAAGCAGGGCACGGGCGGCACGAGCGGCGCGCCCTATCTGCGCAAGATGCTCGACGTCGTGCTGTTCCCCGAGCTCTGGCACGTGCGCACGACGCTGTAG
- a CDS encoding ABC transporter substrate-binding protein translates to MQRKTLAARVLAGAALATAAGAALAGTLTIATLNNPDMIELKKLAPAFEKANPDIRLNWVILEENVLRQRATTDITTGSGQFDVVMIGTYETPQWGKRGWLAPVAGLPADYDLNDVVKTARDSLSYNGQLYALPFYVESSMTFYRKDLFAAKGLKMPDQPTYDQIAGFADKLTDKSKGIYGICLRGKAGWGENMAYLSTVVNTFGGRWFDDKWNAQLASPEWKKAVNFYVNLLKKNGPPGASSNGFNENLTLTASGKCAMWIDATVAAGILYNKQQSQVADKIGYAAAPVAATPKGSHWLWAWALAIPKTSKQQDAAKKFIAWATSKQYVELVAKDEGWASVPPGTRTSTYQRAEYKAAAPFSDFVLKAIETADPNDPSAQKVPYTGVQYVGIPEFQSFGTVVGQSIAGAVAGQLTVDQALAAGQAAADRAVRQAGYQK, encoded by the coding sequence ATGCAACGAAAGACGCTTGCCGCCCGCGTGCTCGCCGGCGCGGCGCTCGCGACGGCCGCCGGCGCCGCGCTCGCGGGAACGCTGACGATCGCGACGCTGAACAACCCCGACATGATCGAGCTGAAGAAGCTCGCGCCGGCGTTCGAGAAGGCCAATCCCGACATCAGGCTGAACTGGGTGATCCTCGAGGAAAACGTGCTGCGCCAGCGCGCGACGACCGACATCACGACCGGCAGCGGCCAGTTCGACGTGGTGATGATCGGCACCTACGAGACGCCGCAGTGGGGCAAGCGCGGCTGGCTCGCACCGGTGGCCGGCCTGCCGGCCGACTACGACCTGAACGACGTCGTGAAGACCGCGCGCGACAGCCTGTCGTACAACGGCCAGCTCTACGCGCTGCCGTTCTACGTCGAGAGCTCGATGACGTTCTACCGCAAGGACCTGTTCGCGGCGAAGGGCCTCAAGATGCCCGACCAGCCGACCTACGACCAGATCGCCGGGTTCGCGGACAAGCTGACCGACAAGTCGAAGGGCATCTACGGCATCTGCCTGCGCGGCAAGGCCGGCTGGGGCGAGAACATGGCGTACCTGTCGACGGTCGTGAACACGTTCGGCGGCCGCTGGTTCGACGACAAGTGGAATGCGCAGCTCGCGTCGCCGGAGTGGAAGAAGGCCGTCAATTTCTACGTGAACCTGCTGAAGAAGAACGGCCCGCCGGGCGCGAGCTCGAACGGCTTCAACGAGAACCTGACGCTGACCGCGTCCGGCAAGTGCGCGATGTGGATCGACGCGACCGTCGCGGCGGGGATTCTGTACAACAAGCAGCAGTCGCAGGTCGCGGACAAGATCGGCTATGCGGCGGCGCCGGTCGCGGCGACGCCGAAGGGTTCGCACTGGCTGTGGGCGTGGGCGCTCGCGATCCCGAAGACGTCGAAGCAGCAGGACGCCGCGAAGAAGTTCATCGCGTGGGCGACGTCGAAGCAGTACGTGGAGCTGGTCGCGAAGGACGAAGGGTGGGCGTCGGTGCCGCCGGGCACGCGCACGTCGACGTATCAGCGCGCCGAATACAAGGCCGCCGCGCCGTTCTCCGACTTCGTGCTGAAGGCGATCGAGACGGCCGACCCGAACGATCCGTCCGCGCAGAAGGTGCCGTACACGGGCGTGCAGTACGTCGGCATTCCCGAGTTCCAGTCATTCGGCACCGTGGTCGGGCAGAGCATCGCGGGTGCGGTGGCCGGGCAGCTGACGGTCGACCAGGCGCTCGCGGCCGGGCAGGCCGCGGCCGACCGCGCGGTGCGCCAGGCCGGCTACCAGAAGTAG
- a CDS encoding carbohydrate ABC transporter permease: MRHLRLPLTHAHPLDAAPRPPAPDRPRRGANWLVSPSVAVLVLWMSIPLAMTVWYSFSRYNLLNPDVKGFAGFDNYRFLATDPAFLPAIWHTLVLIGAVLAITVVGGVLMAVLFDRKFYGQGVARLFAIAPFFVMPTVSALIWKNMILHPVYGLVANAMRALGMTPVDWFADYPLTAVIIIVAWQWLPFAFLILFTAIQSLDQEQKEAARIDGAGPVAMFFYITLPHLKRAIAVVVMMETIFLLSIFAEIYTTTGGGPGNATTNLSYLIYALGLQQFDVGLASAGGIIAVVVANVVSFFLVRMLARNLKGEYEQ; the protein is encoded by the coding sequence ATGCGTCACTTACGTCTTCCCTTGACCCACGCGCACCCGCTCGACGCCGCGCCGCGGCCGCCCGCGCCGGACCGGCCGCGGCGCGGCGCGAACTGGCTCGTGTCGCCGTCCGTCGCGGTGCTGGTGCTGTGGATGTCGATCCCGCTCGCGATGACGGTCTGGTACTCGTTCTCGCGCTACAACCTGCTCAATCCGGACGTGAAGGGCTTCGCCGGATTCGACAACTACCGTTTCCTCGCGACCGATCCGGCGTTCCTGCCGGCGATCTGGCACACGCTCGTGCTGATCGGCGCGGTGCTCGCGATCACCGTGGTCGGCGGCGTGCTGATGGCGGTGCTGTTCGACCGCAAGTTCTACGGGCAGGGCGTCGCGCGGCTGTTCGCGATCGCGCCGTTCTTCGTGATGCCGACGGTGTCCGCGCTGATCTGGAAGAACATGATCCTGCATCCGGTGTACGGGCTCGTCGCGAACGCGATGCGCGCACTCGGCATGACGCCGGTCGACTGGTTCGCCGACTATCCGCTGACCGCGGTGATCATCATCGTCGCGTGGCAGTGGCTGCCGTTCGCATTCCTGATCCTGTTCACCGCGATCCAGTCGCTCGACCAGGAGCAGAAGGAGGCGGCGCGCATCGACGGCGCCGGGCCGGTCGCGATGTTCTTCTACATCACGCTGCCGCACCTGAAGCGCGCGATCGCGGTGGTCGTGATGATGGAGACGATCTTCCTGCTGTCGATCTTCGCGGAGATCTACACGACGACGGGCGGCGGCCCCGGCAACGCGACGACCAACCTGTCGTACCTGATCTATGCGCTCGGCCTGCAGCAGTTCGACGTCGGCCTCGCGTCCGCGGGCGGGATCATCGCCGTCGTGGTCGCGAACGTCGTGTCGTTCTTCCTCGTGCGGATGCTCGCACGCAACCTGAAAGGGGAGTACGAACAATGA
- a CDS encoding HAD family hydrolase, whose translation MNGTRNEGALICDCDGVLIDSEAVAADMLVRELEARWPGVDARPAVMPLLGLRIERVLAGASDALGRTLGDADVGAIRRAVEAAAVNAPAVDGIAAALDAITLPIACASNSYRAYVEAALARTGLERFFGERLFCADAVARPKPAPDVYLAAAHALGVAPAQCLVVEDSATGITAAAAAGMTVLGFVGAGHASPAQVDALRGIGARHVFDDMHELPGYVARWQATGAVLPH comes from the coding sequence ATGAACGGAACGCGCAACGAAGGCGCGCTGATCTGCGATTGCGACGGCGTGCTGATCGACAGCGAAGCGGTGGCCGCCGACATGCTGGTGCGCGAGCTCGAAGCGCGCTGGCCCGGCGTCGACGCGCGGCCGGCGGTGATGCCGCTGCTCGGGCTGCGGATCGAGCGCGTGCTCGCCGGCGCGAGCGATGCGCTCGGCCGCACGCTGGGCGACGCGGACGTCGGCGCGATCCGGCGCGCGGTCGAAGCCGCGGCGGTGAACGCGCCGGCCGTCGACGGCATCGCGGCTGCCCTCGACGCGATCACGCTGCCGATCGCGTGCGCGAGCAACAGCTACCGCGCGTACGTCGAGGCCGCGCTCGCGCGCACGGGCCTCGAGCGCTTCTTCGGCGAGCGGCTGTTCTGCGCGGACGCCGTCGCGCGCCCGAAGCCCGCGCCCGACGTGTATCTCGCGGCCGCGCATGCGCTCGGCGTCGCGCCCGCGCAATGCCTCGTCGTCGAGGACAGCGCGACCGGCATCACCGCGGCGGCCGCGGCCGGCATGACCGTGCTCGGCTTCGTCGGCGCGGGGCACGCGTCGCCCGCGCAGGTCGATGCGCTGCGCGGCATCGGCGCGCGCCACGTATTCGACGACATGCACGAGCTGCCCGGCTACGTCGCACGCTGGCAGGCGACGGGCGCGGTGCTGCCGCATTGA